A genome region from Pseudomonas helmanticensis includes the following:
- a CDS encoding 3-phosphoglycerate kinase, whose amino-acid sequence MKKFCCVVLALLPLTAFAYPIDVQKNLNGMKIDYETYDTDNDIGSIRVANYGDVDATCKAKFSNGPEAPRIRNIDVPAGKHKNATAKFTRTIIKLRIELTCIPK is encoded by the coding sequence ATGAAAAAATTCTGTTGTGTGGTGCTGGCGCTGCTTCCGCTGACTGCTTTTGCGTACCCGATCGATGTGCAGAAAAATCTCAACGGCATGAAAATCGACTACGAAACCTACGACACGGATAACGACATCGGCTCGATCCGGGTGGCCAACTACGGTGATGTCGATGCGACGTGCAAAGCGAAATTCAGCAACGGCCCGGAAGCACCGCGTATACGCAACATCGATGTACCGGCAGGCAAACACAAGAACGCCACGGCCAAGTTCACCCGCACCATCATCAAGCTGCGCATCGAACTGACCTGCATCCCGAAATAA
- a CDS encoding carboxylate/amino acid/amine transporter → MGYLLFVTLIQAFSFSLIGEYLAGHVDSYFAVLVRVVLAGLVFIPLTRWRSVEPSFMRGMLMIGALQFGVTYVCLYLSFRVLTVPEVLLFTILTPLHVTLIEDALNRRFNPWALVAALVAVGGAAVIRFDSINPDFFMGFLLLQLANFTYAAGQVMYKHLVAKHPSDLPHYRRFGFFYLGALAVVLPAFLMFGKANFLPEAPLQWGVLLFLGLVSTALGMYWWNKGACMVNGGTLAVMNNLHVPVGLLLNLLIWNQHEELGRLFLGGSVILAAVWISRLGIRRTA, encoded by the coding sequence ATGGGCTATCTACTTTTTGTCACGCTGATCCAGGCGTTTTCCTTCAGCCTGATCGGCGAATACCTCGCTGGTCATGTCGACAGTTACTTCGCGGTGCTGGTGCGTGTCGTGCTGGCCGGGCTGGTGTTCATTCCGCTGACGCGCTGGCGCTCGGTCGAACCGTCGTTCATGCGCGGCATGCTGATGATCGGCGCCTTGCAGTTCGGCGTGACCTACGTCTGCCTGTACCTGAGCTTCCGCGTGCTGACGGTGCCTGAGGTGTTGCTGTTCACCATCCTCACGCCGCTGCACGTGACGTTGATCGAAGATGCCTTGAACCGCCGCTTCAACCCGTGGGCGCTGGTTGCCGCACTGGTGGCGGTGGGGGGTGCGGCGGTGATTCGCTTTGACAGCATCAACCCGGACTTCTTCATGGGTTTCCTGCTGCTGCAACTGGCCAACTTCACCTACGCCGCCGGGCAGGTGATGTACAAACATCTGGTGGCGAAGCATCCGAGTGATTTGCCGCATTACCGGCGTTTTGGCTTCTTCTACCTCGGTGCGCTGGCGGTGGTATTACCGGCTTTCCTGATGTTCGGCAAAGCCAACTTCCTGCCGGAAGCACCGCTGCAATGGGGCGTGCTGCTGTTCCTCGGCCTGGTCTCGACCGCGCTGGGCATGTACTGGTGGAACAAGGGTGCGTGCATGGTCAACGGCGGTACGCTGGCGGTGATGAACAATTTGCATGTGCCGGTGGGTTTGCTGCTGAATTTGCTGATCTGGAATCAGCATGAGGAGCTGGGGCGGTTGTTCCTCGGCGGTAGCGTCATCCTCGCCGCCGTGTGGATCAGCCGCCTCGGCATCAGACGCACCGCATAA
- a CDS encoding FMN-dependent NADH-azoreductase — protein sequence MSRVLIIESSARQQDSVSRQLTQTFIRQWKAAHPADQITVRDLAVNPVPHLDSDLLGGWMKAAEQRNASEQASLDRSNELTDELVAADVLVMAAPMYNFAIPSTLKAWLDHVLRAGVTFKYTETGPQGLLSGKRAYVLTARGGIYAGGPADHQEPYLRQVMGFIGIHDVTFIHAEGMNLGGDFQEKGLNQANAKLSQVA from the coding sequence ATGTCCCGCGTTCTGATCATCGAAAGCAGCGCCCGCCAGCAAGACTCGGTATCCCGTCAACTGACCCAGACCTTCATCCGTCAGTGGAAAGCCGCGCACCCGGCCGATCAGATCACTGTGCGTGACCTCGCCGTCAATCCGGTGCCACACCTGGACAGCGACCTGTTGGGCGGCTGGATGAAAGCTGCCGAGCAACGCAACGCCAGCGAACAAGCGTCGCTGGATCGCTCCAACGAACTGACCGATGAGCTGGTGGCTGCCGACGTGCTGGTGATGGCCGCGCCGATGTACAACTTCGCCATCCCGAGCACCCTCAAAGCCTGGCTCGACCACGTGCTGCGTGCCGGCGTGACCTTCAAGTACACCGAAACCGGCCCGCAAGGCCTGCTCAGTGGCAAGCGTGCCTACGTGTTGACGGCTCGCGGCGGCATCTACGCCGGCGGCCCGGCAGATCATCAGGAACCGTACCTGCGTCAGGTAATGGGCTTCATCGGCATCCACGACGTGACGTTCATTCACGCCGAAGGCATGAACCTCGGCGGTGATTTCCAGGAGAAAGGCCTCAACCAGGCCAACGCCAAGCTGTCCCAGGTCGCTTGA